One part of the Parabacteroides distasonis ATCC 8503 genome encodes these proteins:
- a CDS encoding DUF4251 domain-containing protein, translated as MKKIVLLLAVLLFGAGSMMAQQDESAEKAAKQAEKEAKKAEKAAKKAAEEAEANALFEQAVQALKNKDFVLEADRIEFKRGSFVYVTPNTNFVSVKGEKATIQLAFNTPAAGPNGIGGITVDGTTSGVQMKTDKKGNVMYEMNVQGVAVSARVTFRMAKGTNKCTATVSPNFNSNRISFTGNLYPSSESNVFKGRSI; from the coding sequence ATGAAGAAGATTGTATTATTGCTCGCCGTTTTATTATTTGGTGCAGGGTCGATGATGGCACAGCAGGACGAGTCAGCGGAGAAAGCTGCGAAGCAGGCTGAGAAAGAAGCAAAGAAAGCAGAGAAGGCAGCGAAGAAAGCTGCGGAGGAAGCCGAGGCTAACGCATTGTTTGAACAAGCGGTGCAAGCTTTGAAGAATAAGGATTTCGTATTGGAAGCGGATCGTATAGAGTTTAAGCGCGGTAGTTTTGTTTATGTTACTCCGAACACGAACTTCGTTTCGGTGAAGGGTGAGAAGGCTACCATTCAGTTAGCGTTTAATACTCCGGCGGCCGGTCCTAACGGAATAGGAGGTATAACGGTTGATGGAACAACTTCCGGTGTACAGATGAAGACTGACAAAAAAGGAAACGTTATGTACGAGATGAATGTGCAGGGTGTAGCGGTATCCGCTAGGGTTACGTTCCGTATGGCGAAAGGTACGAATAAATGTACTGCCACGGTATCACCTAACTTTAATAGCAACCGTATATCCTTTACGGGAAATCTCTATCCTTCGAGCGAGTCGAATGTGTTCAAGGGACGTTCTATTTAA
- a CDS encoding RagB/SusD family nutrient uptake outer membrane protein yields the protein MRHKILIVSAAALFTLSSCGEDFLYKAPQGSIDQEALTNAEGVELLVVNAYAGLTRPTGYDNMFNWVFGGVYGGDANKGSESNDQSVLNSVETYAVTATNDYLLNKWKDAYYGAQRCNLALNVMKEAADMDETTKANRTAELKFLRALFMFEGVKIFGPTGMPYIDETIAAEENDPKVHNGTDIYPNILADVEAAIEGLPEKQTEVARPTKTAAKALKAKILMQQGDMAAAKPILADIIANGLSPKGERLALQDDLDANFNATTENGKESIFEVQFSVGANNNGNYGFLLNYPHNTGPGGCCGFYQPSYELVNSFQVDENGLPYLEGEYRNKKSVTERVTDYDYISKNDKTIAVDPRLDFAVGRMEIPYKDWGLPANDWVRNVSSGGVFLPKKHVYSKAEQDAGLAGSTYSSGWAPGSAMNLQYLCLRDCKLLYAECLANDGELSAAMQQVNDIRERAAKPDNIIYLEDGTPAANYLVKPYPSSHAAFSNKETCIKAIHMERKLELAMEGQRFFDLVRWGGDYMNKELTAYINYEKQYLTKFYGVSAPTASKTMFPIPETEIQTAGNDENGQAYLVQNDAWK from the coding sequence ATGAGACATAAAATATTAATAGTAAGCGCAGCTGCTTTATTTACCTTGAGTTCTTGCGGTGAAGATTTCCTGTATAAAGCTCCTCAAGGCAGTATTGACCAAGAAGCATTAACAAACGCAGAAGGGGTTGAGTTATTGGTGGTCAACGCTTATGCCGGTTTGACCCGGCCGACCGGATATGACAATATGTTCAACTGGGTATTCGGCGGTGTATACGGAGGTGACGCCAATAAAGGCTCCGAATCCAATGACCAATCCGTATTGAACTCCGTAGAGACGTATGCTGTCACCGCCACAAACGATTATTTACTGAATAAGTGGAAAGACGCGTATTATGGAGCACAACGTTGCAACTTAGCGCTCAATGTGATGAAAGAAGCGGCAGATATGGACGAGACGACCAAGGCCAACCGGACCGCGGAGCTGAAATTCTTACGTGCCCTATTCATGTTCGAAGGGGTAAAGATTTTCGGACCGACCGGCATGCCCTATATCGATGAGACGATCGCCGCTGAAGAAAACGATCCGAAAGTTCATAACGGTACGGATATCTATCCTAATATTTTAGCAGACGTAGAAGCGGCCATTGAAGGATTGCCCGAAAAACAGACCGAAGTGGCACGTCCTACGAAAACAGCGGCAAAAGCGTTAAAGGCTAAAATACTGATGCAGCAAGGTGATATGGCAGCCGCCAAACCCATCTTGGCCGATATTATCGCAAACGGATTAAGTCCTAAAGGAGAGAGATTGGCCTTACAAGATGATCTGGACGCAAATTTTAACGCAACTACCGAAAATGGGAAAGAGTCTATCTTTGAGGTACAATTCTCTGTCGGAGCCAATAATAACGGGAATTACGGATTTTTACTGAATTATCCTCATAACACAGGCCCCGGTGGATGTTGCGGATTTTATCAACCCTCTTACGAATTGGTAAACTCATTCCAAGTAGACGAAAATGGGCTTCCTTATCTTGAGGGAGAGTACAGAAATAAAAAATCCGTGACAGAACGTGTTACCGATTATGATTACATCTCTAAGAATGATAAGACGATCGCCGTAGACCCTCGTCTAGATTTCGCCGTAGGACGTATGGAGATTCCTTATAAAGATTGGGGATTGCCCGCTAATGATTGGGTACGAAATGTAAGCAGCGGTGGGGTATTCCTACCCAAAAAGCATGTCTATAGCAAAGCGGAACAGGATGCCGGATTAGCTGGCTCCACCTATTCATCCGGCTGGGCTCCCGGTTCTGCCATGAATTTACAATATCTATGCCTACGTGATTGTAAATTGTTATATGCGGAATGCCTAGCGAACGACGGAGAATTAAGTGCCGCCATGCAGCAAGTAAACGATATCCGTGAACGTGCAGCCAAACCGGACAATATCATTTATTTGGAAGACGGAACGCCTGCCGCCAATTATTTGGTGAAACCTTATCCATCCAGTCACGCCGCATTCAGCAACAAGGAAACTTGTATCAAGGCGATTCATATGGAACGTAAGCTGGAACTTGCGATGGAAGGACAACGATTTTTCGATCTGGTTCGTTGGGGAGGTGATTATATGAACAAGGAATTGACGGCATATATAAATTATGAGAAGCAATACCTAACTAAATTCTATGGTGTATCCGCTCCAACCGCTTCTAAGACGATGTTCCCGATTCCCGAGACAGAGATCCAGACCGCAGGAAACGATGAGAACGGCCAAGCTTATCTGGTACAAAATGATGCTTGGAAATAG
- a CDS encoding SusC/RagA family TonB-linked outer membrane protein produces MKHRHAIFRSRLGLALCFMLAGGAIIPQSSVLKAETSVTQQSRKITGTITDAKGEPLLGVNVVVKGTTNGTITDLDGKYVLEVEPNAILVISYIGYVTQQTPASGNVMNITLKEDTQNLDEVVVVGYGTQQKKDITGSVAVIDTEELLASSGSSATQQLQGKAAGVNIGTSGAPGSATMVRIRGINSINDNGPLYVIDGVSTRDQDLSSINPNDIESMQVLKDASSAAIYGAQAANGVILITTKKGTKTGQPRLTYDGYYGFSKTGKRYDVLNAYDRIDVEWQASKNNLDLTGASANGELPYHQQFGSTSDSWVNHLPNYMTVTGAGGSTSIDPSDYDQANNVVYAPVGDTNWWDEISQLGWMQNHQLSLSGGTDKGQYTMSMNYFDQQGTAIESYFTRYQARANSSYNVRPWLRFGENLTYSFSKNNGLSFSGTESNIYSWTYRASPYVPVYDYAGNYAGSLFAGTGNFQNPVAIHERNKDNYATTQRVFGNVYGEADLWTGLTFKTNFGIDYRNDYSYSMTKNNPEFSESGGQNNFYESNYFNYRWVWTNTLYFSRTFNEIHSLNILLGTEAIRDGLGRSLNARRYNYLFEDNTNTYTLDMGENNSQRTNSSTYNGEFALFGMFARADYGYKDKYLLTGIIRRDGVSRFSESNRYGVFPSISAGWRMSEEAFMEPSRDWLDDLKIRAGYGVTGNSEIPVATNFANLFTTSTSYTNYDMTGANNSETTGFRLSTYGNTDTKWEMTKMVNLGLDATFQNGKLSGSFEWYTKKTSNMLIQAAYTSMAGESGSPYINFGDIKNTGFDFMFNYRDRKGDWAWDLSLNLSHYKNEVLKLAEADDYSLWASGTRIEGYVTRTTKGHAVSEFWGLKQNGFYESVADVMATKPFGQSDITEADAAAYVGRFRFEDLNGDGKLDDSDRTFIGSPHPDLTGGLNATLTWKNWDFTMFWNFSIGNDLYNNTKYFTDFWTFNGNKSSRLRDQSWTLNGDNSNAILPMLNTEDNYSGAYSSSYYVEDASFLRLKNLVLGYSLPKELLKKAGIQNLRLYLQAENILTITGYTGLDPEFTNAYLRQSDSDNDGAGRVDLKRGVDMGGWPTTMRFLLGVNFTF; encoded by the coding sequence ATGAAACACAGACATGCGATCTTTAGAAGCAGGCTGGGACTAGCTTTATGCTTTATGTTGGCAGGCGGTGCTATCATACCGCAAAGTTCCGTATTAAAAGCGGAAACCTCCGTTACGCAACAATCCCGGAAAATAACGGGTACGATCACCGACGCTAAAGGAGAGCCCCTATTAGGTGTTAACGTAGTCGTAAAGGGTACCACGAACGGAACGATCACCGATCTGGATGGTAAATACGTATTAGAAGTAGAGCCGAATGCCATTCTGGTCATCTCTTACATCGGGTACGTAACTCAACAAACACCTGCAAGCGGGAACGTCATGAACATTACCTTAAAGGAAGACACCCAAAATCTAGACGAGGTAGTCGTTGTCGGTTACGGTACCCAACAGAAAAAGGACATCACAGGTTCCGTAGCGGTTATCGATACCGAAGAGCTATTGGCGTCTTCCGGTTCTTCCGCCACACAACAGTTGCAAGGTAAAGCGGCGGGCGTAAACATCGGTACCTCCGGTGCTCCCGGTTCAGCCACGATGGTACGCATCCGAGGTATTAATTCCATCAATGACAACGGACCTTTGTATGTTATCGATGGCGTATCCACTCGTGACCAAGACCTAAGCTCTATCAATCCCAATGACATCGAGAGTATGCAAGTATTGAAAGACGCCTCTTCCGCTGCGATCTACGGAGCGCAAGCAGCGAATGGCGTCATTTTGATCACGACCAAGAAAGGGACAAAAACGGGACAACCGAGATTAACCTATGACGGATATTACGGTTTCTCTAAAACAGGTAAACGCTATGACGTCTTAAACGCTTATGACCGTATTGATGTTGAATGGCAAGCCTCGAAAAACAATCTGGACCTAACGGGAGCTAGCGCCAACGGAGAATTACCTTACCACCAGCAATTTGGAAGCACTTCCGACTCTTGGGTTAATCATCTACCCAATTACATGACCGTAACCGGCGCCGGTGGTAGCACCTCCATCGATCCTAGCGATTACGATCAAGCGAACAACGTAGTCTATGCGCCCGTAGGCGATACGAACTGGTGGGATGAAATCAGCCAACTCGGTTGGATGCAAAATCACCAGTTGTCCTTGTCTGGAGGTACCGATAAAGGGCAATACACCATGAGCATGAACTATTTCGACCAGCAAGGTACCGCTATCGAATCTTATTTCACACGCTATCAAGCACGTGCTAATTCATCGTATAACGTCCGCCCATGGTTGCGATTCGGAGAGAACCTAACTTATAGTTTTAGCAAAAACAACGGACTTAGCTTCTCAGGTACAGAGTCCAACATCTACTCATGGACTTATCGGGCCTCTCCTTATGTACCGGTTTATGACTATGCGGGCAATTATGCAGGCTCCTTATTCGCCGGGACCGGCAATTTCCAGAATCCTGTAGCTATTCATGAAAGAAATAAGGATAATTATGCCACTACCCAACGTGTATTTGGCAACGTGTATGGAGAAGCAGACCTATGGACCGGGCTGACTTTTAAAACAAACTTCGGTATCGATTATCGTAATGATTATTCTTACTCGATGACCAAGAACAACCCGGAGTTCTCCGAGTCCGGTGGCCAAAATAATTTCTACGAAAGTAATTACTTCAATTATCGTTGGGTTTGGACCAATACGCTATATTTCAGCCGGACATTCAATGAGATCCATTCCTTGAACATCTTATTGGGAACAGAGGCTATTCGGGATGGTTTAGGCAGATCCCTCAACGCACGTAGATATAACTATTTATTCGAAGACAATACCAATACATACACCTTGGATATGGGCGAGAACAATAGCCAACGTACCAACTCTTCCACTTACAATGGAGAATTCGCGCTATTTGGTATGTTTGCCCGTGCAGACTATGGATATAAGGATAAGTATCTATTAACCGGTATTATCCGCCGGGACGGTGTTTCCCGTTTCTCGGAAAGTAATCGTTACGGAGTCTTTCCTTCTATCTCCGCCGGTTGGCGTATGTCAGAGGAGGCATTTATGGAACCAAGCCGAGATTGGCTGGACGACTTAAAGATACGAGCCGGTTACGGCGTCACGGGTAACTCAGAGATTCCTGTCGCGACTAATTTCGCCAATTTGTTCACGACCAGCACCTCCTATACGAATTACGACATGACCGGAGCGAACAATAGCGAGACAACCGGATTCCGCCTCAGTACCTACGGTAACACTGATACGAAATGGGAAATGACCAAGATGGTCAACTTGGGTCTGGACGCGACCTTCCAGAATGGTAAATTGAGCGGTTCATTCGAATGGTATACGAAGAAGACATCCAATATGTTGATACAAGCGGCCTACACCTCGATGGCCGGAGAATCCGGAAGCCCTTATATCAACTTCGGAGATATAAAGAACACCGGTTTCGACTTCATGTTTAATTACCGTGACCGAAAAGGAGACTGGGCATGGGATCTATCCTTGAATTTATCCCATTATAAAAATGAGGTCTTGAAACTCGCGGAAGCTGACGATTATTCTCTATGGGCTAGCGGTACGCGCATCGAAGGATACGTAACCCGTACGACAAAAGGACATGCCGTGTCTGAATTCTGGGGGTTGAAGCAAAATGGTTTTTATGAGTCCGTAGCCGATGTTATGGCAACCAAGCCATTTGGACAAAGTGATATCACAGAGGCAGACGCTGCCGCTTATGTCGGCCGCTTCCGTTTCGAGGACTTGAACGGAGACGGCAAATTGGATGATAGCGACCGGACCTTTATCGGCTCTCCTCATCCGGACTTAACCGGAGGCCTCAACGCCACGTTAACATGGAAAAACTGGGACTTTACTATGTTCTGGAACTTCTCTATCGGCAATGACTTATATAATAACACAAAATATTTTACCGATTTCTGGACTTTCAACGGTAATAAATCCTCACGCCTCAGAGATCAATCATGGACATTGAATGGCGATAACAGTAATGCTATCCTTCCTATGCTGAATACGGAAGATAACTATTCCGGAGCTTATTCTAGCTCTTATTACGTAGAAGACGCCTCCTTCTTACGCCTGAAAAATCTCGTATTGGGATATTCCTTGCCAAAGGAATTACTCAAGAAGGCCGGTATCCAGAATCTCCGCCTGTACTTACAAGCCGAGAATATCCTTACGATCACCGGATATACAGGCTTAGACCCAGAGTTTACCAACGCTTATTTACGGCAAAGCGATTCTGACAACGATGGAGCCGGACGTGTAGACTTAAAAAGAGGAGTCGATATGGGAGGCTGGCCAACAACCATGCGGTTCTTATTGGGCGTGAATTTTACTTTCTAA
- a CDS encoding co-chaperone GroES: MQLSIDQKDIDKFLMIGDKVLIKPKNPQSQTKTGLYLPPSVQQGEKIQAGYIIKTGPGYPLPSQSEEHEVWEKKKGEEVQYLPLQAREGDLAVYLQNAAYEINFNDEKFLIVPHSAILMLVRDEGLFE; encoded by the coding sequence ATGCAACTATCCATAGATCAAAAAGACATCGATAAATTCCTGATGATAGGCGATAAAGTATTGATTAAGCCTAAGAATCCACAGAGCCAGACGAAGACCGGATTGTATCTGCCTCCCTCGGTTCAACAAGGGGAGAAGATACAAGCGGGTTATATCATAAAGACGGGGCCCGGATATCCGTTGCCTTCTCAATCTGAGGAGCATGAGGTCTGGGAGAAAAAGAAAGGGGAGGAGGTGCAATACTTGCCGCTTCAAGCCCGTGAAGGTGATTTGGCTGTCTATTTGCAGAATGCCGCTTACGAGATCAATTTTAATGACGAAAAGTTCTTGATTGTCCCTCATTCCGCTATTTTGATGTTAGTGCGTGATGAAGGTTTGTTTGAATAA
- a CDS encoding sulfide/dihydroorotate dehydrogenase-like FAD/NAD-binding protein translates to MNKIVSKEHFSANVVKLEVEAPLIARSRKAGHFVIVKVGDKGERIPLTIAGADTEKGTITLVIQAVGGSSRKICELNEGDYITDVVGPLGQATHIEKVGTVVCAGGGVGVAPLLPIVEAFHKAGNRVIVVLAARTKDLVILEEQMRQNSDEVIIMTDDGSYGTKGLVTNGVESVINRERVDLCVTIGPAIMMKFVSALTKKYEIPTVASLNTIMVDGTGMCGACRITVGGKTKFVCVDGPEFDAHQVDFDEMIMRLGAYKDIEKK, encoded by the coding sequence ATGAATAAGATTGTAAGTAAAGAACATTTCTCAGCCAACGTGGTGAAGCTGGAAGTCGAGGCTCCTTTGATCGCCCGCTCCCGCAAGGCCGGTCACTTCGTGATCGTGAAGGTTGGCGATAAAGGCGAACGTATACCTCTTACCATTGCCGGGGCGGATACCGAGAAAGGTACCATCACCTTGGTGATCCAAGCGGTAGGCGGCTCATCCCGTAAGATCTGTGAATTGAACGAGGGTGACTATATCACGGATGTGGTGGGTCCGTTAGGGCAGGCTACCCATATCGAGAAGGTTGGAACGGTTGTTTGTGCCGGTGGTGGCGTAGGTGTCGCTCCGTTGTTGCCGATCGTGGAGGCTTTCCATAAGGCGGGAAACCGTGTGATCGTCGTATTGGCGGCCCGTACCAAGGACTTGGTGATCCTTGAGGAGCAGATGCGCCAAAACTCGGATGAGGTAATTATCATGACCGATGACGGATCGTATGGTACGAAAGGCTTGGTGACGAATGGCGTGGAGAGCGTGATCAACCGGGAGAGGGTGGATTTATGCGTTACGATCGGTCCGGCTATTATGATGAAATTCGTTTCCGCTCTTACAAAGAAATACGAGATTCCTACCGTAGCTTCCTTGAATACGATCATGGTGGACGGAACGGGTATGTGCGGAGCTTGCCGGATCACGGTAGGCGGGAAGACCAAGTTCGTTTGTGTGGACGGACCGGAGTTCGATGCTCATCAAGTGGATTTTGATGAGATGATCATGCGTCTCGGCGCTTATAAGGATATAGAGAAGAAATAA
- the gltA gene encoding NADPH-dependent glutamate synthase codes for MTTEELIAARRAEPWREALRRSKKNKERADIPRVKMNELDPEYRSRTRLEEVNLGLTKEQAMQEAERCLDCPNPTCMQGCPVNINIPTFIKNIERGEFLEAAKTLKETSALPAVCGRVCPQEKQCESKCIHLKMGKEAVAIGYLERFAADYERESGNISVPEIAEKNGIKIAVVGSGPAGLSFAGDMAKRGYDVTVFEALHEIGGVLKYGIPEFRLPNKIVDVEIDGLRKMGVQFEKDCIVGKTISYDDLHADGFKGVFVASGAGLPNFMNIPGENFVGVMSSNEYLTRVNLMDAANPESDTPVLQGKKVAVIGGGNTAMDSVRTARRLGAERAMIVYRRSEEEMPARLEEVKHAKEEGVEFLTLHNPIEYIGDERGRVKQMRLQKMELGEPDASGRRRPVPIEGAIETIDVDEVIVSVGVSPNPLIPRAFGGLEVSKKGTIVVEEDSMRSALGDVYAGGDIVRGGATVILAMGDGRKAAAAMDADLKGKV; via the coding sequence ATGACAACAGAAGAATTAATCGCTGCTCGTCGTGCCGAACCTTGGCGGGAGGCACTTCGCAGAAGCAAGAAAAATAAAGAACGTGCGGATATCCCCCGTGTGAAGATGAACGAGTTGGACCCGGAATACCGGAGTCGTACCCGTTTGGAGGAAGTTAACTTAGGCTTGACAAAAGAACAGGCCATGCAAGAGGCCGAGCGCTGTTTGGATTGTCCGAATCCTACTTGTATGCAGGGATGTCCGGTAAATATCAATATACCTACTTTTATCAAGAATATCGAGCGTGGGGAATTCTTGGAGGCCGCTAAGACCTTGAAAGAGACAAGTGCCCTGCCCGCTGTTTGCGGTCGTGTCTGTCCGCAGGAGAAACAATGCGAGAGCAAGTGTATCCATTTGAAAATGGGTAAGGAAGCGGTTGCCATTGGCTACTTGGAGCGTTTCGCCGCTGATTACGAACGTGAGAGCGGTAATATCTCGGTTCCGGAGATCGCGGAGAAGAACGGTATCAAGATTGCCGTGGTAGGTTCCGGTCCTGCCGGATTGTCTTTTGCCGGAGATATGGCGAAGCGTGGATATGATGTGACTGTGTTCGAGGCATTGCATGAGATCGGTGGTGTATTGAAATATGGTATCCCGGAGTTCCGCCTACCGAATAAGATCGTGGACGTGGAGATTGATGGTCTTCGGAAGATGGGCGTACAGTTTGAGAAAGATTGTATCGTGGGCAAGACGATCAGTTATGATGATTTGCATGCGGATGGCTTTAAGGGCGTGTTTGTGGCAAGTGGCGCCGGTCTGCCTAACTTTATGAACATTCCGGGTGAGAACTTTGTGGGCGTGATGTCGTCCAACGAGTATTTGACCCGTGTAAACTTAATGGATGCGGCGAATCCGGAAAGTGATACGCCGGTGCTACAAGGAAAGAAGGTGGCCGTGATCGGTGGAGGAAATACCGCTATGGACTCTGTCCGTACCGCTCGTCGTCTGGGTGCTGAGCGTGCTATGATCGTCTACCGTCGTAGCGAGGAGGAGATGCCTGCCCGTCTGGAAGAGGTGAAACATGCGAAGGAAGAAGGTGTGGAGTTCTTGACGCTTCATAATCCGATTGAATATATAGGTGATGAAAGAGGCCGTGTGAAACAGATGCGTTTGCAGAAGATGGAATTGGGCGAGCCGGATGCCTCTGGTCGCCGTCGTCCGGTACCTATCGAGGGCGCTATCGAAACAATTGATGTGGATGAGGTGATCGTTAGCGTCGGTGTATCTCCGAATCCATTAATACCCCGTGCCTTTGGAGGCTTGGAGGTGAGCAAGAAGGGTACGATCGTAGTGGAGGAAGACAGTATGCGTTCCGCTTTAGGCGATGTGTATGCCGGTGGTGACATCGTTCGTGGTGGAGCTACCGTGATTCTGGCGATGGGAGACGGTCGTAAGGCCGCCGCCGCTATGGATGCGGACTTAAAAGGAAAAGTATAA
- a CDS encoding DUF3037 domain-containing protein: MQDKHLYEYAVIRIVPKIEREEFINVGLIMFCKRPKFIKARYHVDEKKLRLFTSDIDKESLCANLHVFDKICSGAKDGGPIASLDIPERFRWLTAIRSASIQTSRPHPGFSNDLEQTFERLFQELVL; this comes from the coding sequence ATGCAAGACAAACACTTATATGAATATGCCGTAATCCGTATCGTACCGAAAATCGAACGGGAGGAGTTTATCAATGTAGGCCTTATCATGTTCTGTAAACGGCCTAAATTCATCAAGGCTCGCTATCATGTAGACGAGAAGAAACTTCGTCTGTTCACATCAGATATAGATAAAGAATCTTTGTGCGCCAATCTCCACGTTTTCGATAAGATATGTTCCGGCGCCAAGGATGGAGGCCCTATAGCTAGCCTAGATATTCCAGAGCGCTTTCGTTGGCTTACCGCCATAAGAAGTGCCTCTATCCAAACCTCACGTCCACATCCCGGTTTTTCCAACGATCTAGAACAGACATTTGAGAGATTATTTCAAGAATTAGTCTTATAG
- a CDS encoding HipA family kinase, with translation MELRTANVTRYIMPLREGGSLPALAEADDEFKYVVKFRGAGHGTKALIAELIGGEIARCLGFHVPELVFLNLDEAFGRSEGDEEIQDLLQASQGLNLGLHFLSGALTFDPVVNRVDPKLASQVVWLDALLTNIDRTVRNTNMLIWNKELWLIDHGASLFFHFSWVNWQKHAIGPFIHIKDHVLLLQATLLEEVDKDFKRILTEEKIREIVGLVPDDWLHWNDSPGTPQEIRDVYIRFLIDRIAHSDTFINEARHARQTLI, from the coding sequence ATGGAATTACGTACAGCGAATGTTACCCGATATATCATGCCTCTGCGGGAAGGCGGATCATTGCCTGCTTTAGCGGAGGCGGACGATGAGTTTAAATATGTCGTTAAGTTCCGGGGAGCCGGACATGGGACAAAAGCCTTGATAGCCGAGTTGATCGGAGGTGAGATCGCTCGTTGCTTGGGTTTCCATGTACCGGAATTGGTCTTCCTGAATCTTGACGAGGCTTTCGGGCGGTCGGAAGGTGACGAGGAGATACAAGACTTACTACAAGCAAGTCAAGGGCTCAATCTGGGATTACATTTTTTATCCGGAGCCTTGACTTTCGATCCGGTAGTCAATCGTGTAGATCCCAAACTCGCCTCACAAGTCGTATGGCTCGATGCTCTTTTGACAAATATAGACCGCACGGTCCGGAATACGAATATGTTGATATGGAATAAAGAACTTTGGCTCATCGATCATGGAGCTTCCTTATTTTTCCATTTCTCATGGGTAAATTGGCAAAAACATGCGATCGGCCCTTTCATCCATATCAAGGATCATGTATTATTGCTACAAGCGACGCTGCTGGAGGAAGTAGACAAGGATTTCAAACGTATCTTAACGGAAGAGAAAATTCGTGAGATCGTAGGTCTAGTACCCGACGATTGGTTGCATTGGAACGATAGTCCCGGTACGCCTCAAGAGATACGTGATGTATATATCCGGTTCTTAATTGACCGAATCGCCCATTCTGACACGTTTATAAATGAAGCTCGACATGCAAGACAAACACTTATATGA
- a CDS encoding Rieske (2Fe-2S) protein: MDKIRRIFPLLILFTLLSCADTIETRIPYRIVSLELDLTYQDKALNAIQAYKIYTQANIDQDREQTGFGGVLVYHGLSSNGTGAFFAFDAACPHEASANVIVEVDESAVYAICPKCGSKFELLNGIGNPVEGPCAEEKQALKQYVVDTNGNKIYIHN, translated from the coding sequence ATGGATAAGATAAGACGGATATTTCCACTTTTGATCTTGTTTACGCTATTATCTTGCGCAGATACGATAGAGACTCGTATTCCCTATCGTATCGTTAGTCTAGAATTGGACCTCACTTATCAAGATAAGGCGTTAAATGCAATACAAGCTTACAAGATCTACACACAAGCAAATATAGATCAAGATCGTGAGCAAACAGGTTTTGGAGGCGTATTGGTCTATCATGGATTGTCCAGTAACGGAACCGGTGCATTCTTTGCGTTCGATGCCGCTTGTCCTCATGAGGCATCCGCTAATGTCATCGTAGAGGTGGACGAATCCGCCGTATACGCCATCTGCCCGAAATGCGGTAGTAAATTTGAACTTTTAAACGGTATCGGCAACCCGGTGGAAGGGCCTTGCGCTGAGGAGAAACAAGCCCTCAAACAATATGTCGTCGATACAAACGGTAATAAAATTTACATCCATAATTAA